In Musa acuminata AAA Group cultivar baxijiao chromosome BXJ2-3, Cavendish_Baxijiao_AAA, whole genome shotgun sequence, the following proteins share a genomic window:
- the LOC135607874 gene encoding DDT domain-containing protein PTM-like isoform X2, giving the protein MGSEEVMGSVNGDRVDEQSVVEVRTGQRSEASEIAGLVIEAGNVDASALVGSYVSKETPGVKRPLVGKVASYDHGSGLYTVVYEDGNRENLDRLQVSKILIAEDTRVGSNMKLSCRKRKLDLLVSSGSQDTNVPPPRTRSRKNAPGASDGADTSSHGRTDSDLSDDADSSSNSCDYVQGPSSVASPEIHMLELPPSSGDIPISEESISYLFSVYSFLRSFNIQLFLSPFGIDEFVGSLKCTVQNSLLDAIHLSLMRALRHHLQVLSSEGLELASKCLRYYDWSLLDALTWPAFVVEYLYIMGYMRGLDGKEYGAMLSNGEYYSLPVTIKLKVLQILCDDVMDSAELRTELEMRENLDDDVEDGTDINFPLGDGPRNVHSRSLKNSASRSMCALQDSKEPPKQIPSSKVTESNADVSSADTDGNSDECQLCGMDGTLICCDGCPSAYHSRCIGLNKAFLPDGPWFCPECTINKLGPTSFRVGRSIKGAEALGVDVCGRLFLGTCNYLLVIGTSLNAEPFYRYYNQTDVTKVLSLMSSVAENSSSYAHICNEILKYWEVPASTLEAGQIKPVGGNHIYADRESGADVEAGVRSSVLNSVNQFSFPEQQESGKENCNDATDKTELASHGILLFPSDEQFSSKVISETVQKIFPDTHTRSSKQLGNGSMMTTMSFSNLPYASQRSIVPDISSCASTNEYGMCRAAAGSSYFSNKNDAVGAFGGGRHGSQYSVVQERNDKASNNRVFFNPQSYVNQYIHGDIAASAAANLAILTTEEKRFSDAHISSNSRKTVAASISLQMKAFSRATMYFLWPTYEKKLMDIPRERCGWCIACKGSITSKKGCFLNLAATNAIKGSARNINGLRPTKHEETHFPVIAAHIANMETTLHGLFVGSFLDTQYKLQWRKLVRESSSCRVLKFLLLELEKNIRGIAFSGGWFKLIIDGPSGFSALSGTSRSGPSQKRGPGRRSKKQYASSESAVVSSEDSGKDVQWWRGGKFSEVILQNGTLPSSLVRKAARQGGFRRIPGICYPESVDLPRRSRQLAWRAAVQMCKNASQLALQVRYLDSHIRWRDLVPPEQTSVDGKGLDGDALAFRNAVICDKRVAEHKMMYALTFSNQKHIPLRVMKNVLEKETINNEYSKLWFSENHIPLYLIKEYEEKIGGKPLSGSMTLGSNVQPKFRKKQVKSRRGDIFSYLLHKGDKPSSTSCASCKEDVILRDATTCSICQGKCHKDCAIPLIERKGTNLAYNITCKICYHAKTAALNASRKEILNSQLPLRRQDQLMSGNKFMPQMTAPCSSGSTGKAEVQGTRSSKLEGNNKRRTCLSYGLIWKRKKGDDSGKNFRLENIILKCKEGINPPRNPTCCLCNSPYHSNLMYIRCEKCLNWYHADALELEEAQIFDLVGFKCCRCRRKASPKCPYLKTDSKKLEPEHIDKPNTLEGSMSDLPLLTHSSNPVSHTADGDMVVVNGDPLLHSLGVVEPLPVQTLETGAQSQQKLSVRRPHLLHATDLCFESQSPERNDISHEIDDYDFSMTNDEIFANSSDMVSSYDLQESGGCAAVSVDDADCGYQWPDQMCGSIEDAEYEPQTYFSFTELLASDDDQLHVSDNNMNAVEIGFSSSCGEVRSFEAPAFDGLGSEEVHSTGEELVVKETTFNGVACDICKLAHPSPDLSCEICGQHIHSHCSPWVESEQPSSDANWRCGRCRDWR; this is encoded by the exons ATGGGATCGGAGGAGGTGATGGGGTCTGTTAACGGAGATAGAGTGGATGAGCAGAGCGTCGTGGAGGTGCGGACGGGTCAACGATCCGAGGCTTCTGAGATTGCTGGGTTGGTCATCGAAGCCGGGAATGTTGATGCTAGTGCTCTCGTCGGTAGTTATGTGAGCAAGGAGACTCCTGGAGTCAAGAGACCCCTCGTTGGTAAGGTGGCGTCTTACGACCACGGAAGTGGATTGTACACTGTCGTCTATGAGGACGGGAATCGTGAGAATTTGGACCGTTTGCAAGTCTCCAAGATCCTCATTGCTGAGGACACCAGGGTAGGCTCAAACATGAAGCTTAGCTGCAGGAAGAGGAAACTCGACCTTCTAGTCTCTTCTGGTTCACAGGACACGAATGTGCCTCCTCCGAGGACAAGGTCCAGGAAGAATGCCCCAGGTGCTTCTGATGGAGCTGACACCTCTTCGCATGGCAGGACAGATTCTGACCTCTCTGACGATGCTGACTCTTCTAGCAATTCCTGTGATTACGTGCAGGGTCCTTCATCCGTCGCATCTCCAGAGATCCATATGTTAGAATTGCCCCCGTCTTCTGGGGATATTCCGATTTCTGAGGAATCAATTAGTTATCTGTTCTCTGTATATAGTTTCTTAAGATCATTTAACATTCAGTTGTTTTTGAGCCCCTTCGGAATAGATGAGTTTGTTGGATCACTCAAATGTACGGTCCAGAATTCTTTGCTGGATGCCATTCATCTATCACTTATGCGGGCTTTGAGGCATCATCTTCAAGTGCTTTCTTCTGAGGGTTTGGAGCTCGCTTCAAAATGCTTAAG ataTTACGATTGGAGTTTGCTTGATGCATTGACTTGGCCAGCTTTCGTAGTTGAGTATCTGTACATAATGGGATATATGAGAGGTCTGGATGGGAAGGAATATGGTGCCATGCTTTCAAATGGCGAGTATTACAGTCTTCCCGTAACAATAAAGCTTAAGGTTTTGCAAATACTATGTGATGATGTAATGGACTCTGCAGAACTCAGAACTGAACTTGAAATGCGTGAGAATTTGGATGATGACGTAGAAGATGGTACTGATATTAACTTTCCACTTGGGGATGGGCCAAGGAATGTGCACTCTAGATCTCTCAAGAATTCTGCTTCTAGGAGCATGTGTGCTCTTCAGGATTCCAAAGAGCCACCAAAGCAAATACCAAGCTCGAAAGTAACGGAATCTAATGCAGATGTTTCTAGTGCTGATACAGATGGTAACAGTGATGAATGTCAGCTCTGTGGTATGGATGGCACTTTGATTTGTTGTGATGGGTGTCCCTCTGCATATCATTCTAGATGTATTGGCCTGAATAAAGCATTTCTACCAGATGGGCCATGGTTTTGTCCAGAATGTACAATTAACAAACTTGGTCCTACATCTTTTAGAGTAGGAAGGAGTATAAAAGGAGCGGAGGCTCTTGGCGTTGATGTTTGTGGACGATTATTCTTGGGAACATGCAATTACTTGCTCGT GATTGGGACATCATTGAATGCAGAGCCATTTTATAGATACTACAATCAAACCGATGTCACCAAGGTCTTAAGCTTGATGTCTTCAGTTGCAGAAAATTCATCATCATATGCTCATATCTGCAATGAAATATTGAAATACTGGGAGGTTCCAGCATCCACTCTGGAGGCTGGACAAATTAAACCTGTAG GGGGAAATCATATTTATGCAGATAGAGAGAGTGGTGCAGATGTTGAAGCTGGAGTTCGCAGTTCTGTATTGAACTCAGTGAACCAATTTAGCTTTCCTGAACAGCAGGAGTCTGGTAAAGAAAATTGTAATGATGCTACAGATAAGACAGAATTAGCTTCACATGGAATTTTGTTATTTCCGAGTGATGAACAATTTTCTTCAAAAGTTATTAGTGAGACTGTCCAGAAGATTTTCCCCGATACTCACACAAGATCTAGTAAGCAATTGGGTAATGGATCTATGATGACAACCATGTCATTCTCAAACTTGCCATATGCCTCTCAAAGATCAATAGTACCTGATATTTCAAGTTGCGCCTCAACGAATGAGTATGGAATGTGTAGGGCAGCTGCAGGTAGCTCATACTTTTCCAACAAGAACGATGCTGTTGGTGCGTTTGGTGGAGGCAGACATGGAAGCCAATATTCTGTTGTGCAAGAAAGAAATGATAAAGCCTCAAATAATAGAGTTTTCTTCAACCCTCAGTCTTATGTCAACCAATATATCCATGGTGACATTGCTGCATCTGCAGCTGCTAATTTGGCTATTCTTACAACTGAAGAGAAAAGATTTTCAGATGCTCATATTTCTTCCAACTCCCGGAAAACTGTGGCTGCAAGCATTTCCCTGCAAATGAAAGCATTTTCCAGAGCTACAATGTATTTTTTGTGGCCAACTTATGAGAAGAAACTGATGGACATCCCAAGAGAAAGATGTGGTTGGTGCATTGCATGTAAAGGTTCAATTACAAGCAAAAAGGGATGTTTTTTAAATTTGGCTGCCACCAATGCGATTAAAGGATCTGCTAGAAACATTAATGGACTTCGTCCAACTAAGCATGAAGAAACTCACTTTCCGGTCATCGCAGCACATATAGCAAACATGGAGACAACACTGCATGGTCTATTTGTTGGGTCATTTCTAGATACACAGTATAAGCTGCAATGGCGAAAACTTGTTCGAGAATCCTCCAGCTGCAGGGTCCTGAAATTTCTACTGCTTGAA CTTGAGAAGAATATTCGTGGAATTGCTTTTTCTGGAGGCTGGTTTAAACTGATAATTGATGGACCATCGGGGTTTTCTGCACTAAGTGGTACATCTCGCTCTGGACCAAGTCAAAAGCGTGGGCCTGGTAGGCGGAGCAAGAAACAATATGCATCATCTGAATCTGCAGTTGTGTCATCAGAGGATAGTGGAAAAGATGTGCAATGGTGGCGTGGGGGGAAGTTCTCTGAGGTTATTCTTCAGAATGGGACTCTTCCAAGTTCTCTGGTCAGAAAAGCTGCTCGTCAAG GTGGTTTTCGAAGGATACCTGGTATTTGCTATCCTGAAAGTGTTGATCTTCCTAGAAGAAGCCGGCAGCTTGCTTGGAGAGCTGCTGTTCAAATGTGCAAAAATGCATCTCAGCTTGCTCTTCAG GTCAGATACCTTGACTCCCATATTAGGTGGAGAGACCTTGTTCCTCCTGAGCAAACCTCTGTGGATGGGAAAGGTTTAGATGGTGATGCTTTGGCTTTTAGAAATGCAGTCATATGTGATAAAAGGGTTGCTGAGCATAAGATGATGTATGCTCTTACCTTTTCAAATCAGAAGCATATCCCTTTACGTGTAATGAAAAATGTTTTGGAAAAAGAAACTATCAATAACGAGTATAGTAAATTGTGGTTTTCTGAAAATCATATCCCATTATACTTGATAAAGGAATATGAAGAGAAAATTGGTGGGAAACCATTGTCTGGTTCAATGACATTAGGCTCAAATGTTCAGCCAAAGTTTCGGAAAAAGCAAGTAAAATCTCGAAGGGGAGATATTTTTTCTTATCTGCTGCACAAGGGGGACAAACCTAGCAGCACTTCTTGTGCATCATGCAAAGAAGATGTCATTTTGAG GGATGCTACAACATGCAGCATTTGTCAAG GTAAATGTCATAAGGATTGTGCAATACCTTTGATTGAAAGAAAGGGAACCAATTTAGCATACAATATCACATGCAAAATATGTTACCATGCTAAAACTGCGGCTCTGAATGCAAGTCGTAAGGAGATCCTCAACAGTCAGCTTCCTTTACGAAGGCAAGATCAGCTGATGTCTGGGAACAAATTCATGCCTCAGATGACAGCTCCTTGCTCTTCAGGATCCACTGGTAAGGCTGAGGTTCAAGGAACAAGATCATCTAAGTTAGAAGGCAACAATAAACGTCGGACATGCCTTTCATATGGTCTCATATGGAAGCGGAAAAAGGGTGATGATTCGGGCAAGAATTTTAGAttagaaaatattattttgaaatgTAAGGAGGGAATAAATCCGCCGAGGAATCCTACTTGCTGCCTTTGCAATTCTCCTTACCATTCCAACCTGATGTATATCCGCTGTGAAAAGTGCCTAA ATTGGTACCATGCAGATGCTTTGGAACTTGAGGAAGCCCAAATCTTTGATTTAGTTGGGTTCAAATGCTGCAGGTGTCGAAGAAAAGCCTCACCAAAATGCCCATATCTTAAAACAGATTCTAAGAAGTTGGAGCCAGAACATATTGACAAGCCAAACACACTTGAAGGGTCCATGTCAGATCTTCCTTTATTAACACATTCATCTAACCCGGTGTCACATACGGCGGATGGAGATATGGTTGTGGTGAATGGTGATCCTCTGCTTCATTCTCTTGGAGTAGTTGAGCCACTTCCAGTTCAAACACTGGAGACTGGGGCTCAAAGCCAGCAAAAGTTGTCTGTCAGAAGGCCTCACTTACTACATGCaactgatttgtgttttgagagcCAGTCTCCTGAAAGAAACGATATATCACATGAAATAGATGACTATGATTTCTCTATGACAAACGATGAGATTTTTGCAAATTCTTCTGACATGGTATCATCATACGACTTGCAAGAAAGTGGTGGATGTGCAGCTGTTTCTGTTGACGATGCTGACTGTGGCTACCAGTGGCCTGATCAAATGTGTGGAAGCATCGAGGATGCAGAGTATGAACCACAGACCTACTTCTCATTCACGGAGCTGTTGGCATCTGACGATGACCAACTACACGTATCTGATAACAACATGAATGCAGTAGAGATTGGATTCTCATCAAGTTGTGGTGAGGTCAGATCTTTTGAAGCACCTGCTTTTGATGGATTAGGATCAGAAGAGGTACATTCTACCGGCGAGGAGTTGGTCGTTAAGGAGACTACCTTTAACGGAGTGGCATGTGACATTTGCAAGCTTGCCCATCCATCTCCAGATCTTAGTTGTGAAATATGTGGGCAGCATATCCATTCTCATTGTTCTCCTTGGGTTGAGAGTGAGCAGCCTTCTAGTGATGCGAACTGGAGATGTGGAAGATGTCGAGATTGGCGGTAG